The window TACGTCAACACAGCCACAGAATATTGGGAGGGAAGAGTACTTCAGGAATTGTTGTTTTTGGCAGAGACTGAAGTTGACCAAGAATCATCAGCTCTAGCTCTGCTTTTCTCGCACCCATTCAACAAAATTGTCAAGGATCAAAGGCCATGCAAGTTCAGGATCGTAGTTGCTAAGGTCTGGATAACTTATCTGTGCAAAAAGATTGTAAAGGGTAAGCTTTAGCACCAGCAATATGCCAAACGATATACTGGAGGTATTCTTTTTCGGAGCAAGGGATAGTTCAAATGGGCAGCATAGTAAATTTAGAGGGGTTTCAAATGCATTAAGGTACCAACTGTAACTAATAGTTACAGAAAATCATGTTGCCAGAAGTTTACCCAAAGTGGTGTATGTTCAGACTTAAGGCTTGGAATTTCAACATGCATAATTGTATATAGCACGTTTCAACAATCATGTGTTAAAGACAAGATAACATTAGCATGTATATAGCACGTTTTATACATTAATGACATTATAGTTAAATTACACCTGTATGATATGTGGTACACTAGTAGTAAATAGGAAAAATAAGCTGGAAAACTGAAGAGATAGAAACAAAAGCAGCAATTTAAAATCAGCAACTAAAGTTTGAGATTACCTCGTCACAAAATCGGTAAAAGCCCATCCATTGATCCATGTTTATGACTTTGTAATCACTCTGGGTCTGCATTTAGTAAGGAAACAATTTCAAATTTACTTCCCATAATTTTTTTTTTTCTCGAAAAGTAGATGCTGATTTATGACTTTAGCCATCAAAAGGTCCACATACATACATGACTGCAGAATACCACAAACGCAGTCACTTACCTTTAAGTACTCTACAAATGAGTCAACCTGCGCTTGGTATTGAGATCCTAAAATAATATGTAATAATTGGCATATGCTCTCTATATCTATGCTCTTCTGTTTCTCCTCTGACAAAAACAAATTACACAAGGTTGACATTAGTATGTGTGTACGAATGATAAAAAGAAAGGACACAGTTATGTTTCAAGATGAAACAACCATACCTGTTAAGCAATATTTGAATCCATAGGAATAGAAATCCACAAAGTTTGATGGCCTCCTCACCTTTAAATGATACAATCAAAGGAAGGACAAAAAGAATCAGATCTTCTGTAACCTCCATCTTGTATGTGGTAATCTAGTAAATTATCACAATGTTCTACAAGGAAGCTAAATGAAAATATTTACCTCTTTCTCTAGCTCTGGAAGTGCCTTCTTTAATTTACTTAAACTATCCGCCCTTAATGCTTTCAGTGCAACTCGCCACTCTTCCTGTCAAAAATGACATTGGTCTATCAGTTACAACACATGGGGATAAAGAATTACGGACTACTATATTATAATCCATCAGAGACATATATACAGGACATTAATACGCCAAATACAATGATTCTTTAAAAATGTAAACTAGATATGGCTAAACTTGGTAACAATGACATACTTCAAGCAGATACTCTTGTTATAAGATTAGCAAATCTAATGATGGGAAAAATGGTTGTTCAAATGTAACAAGCCATTCATTCAGTTAGTGGCAGAGCAAGGACAAAATTCTTACCCGGGCTAGTTGTACCGCAAAAAAATTTTCAATGAATCTTTACATAAGAGCATATTTTAAACGACTAAAAAATTTCAACAAACCCTAACTATTCTAAACCACAGTATACCAAGTTTGTGTGCATACATGAACAACAAGAATAAACCACTCATGATCAAGCCAAATATTAGACCATCATCGCCATTAGACCTTTAATCTTTGAGTTTGAAACCAAATCATAATTATTTTCTCTATCAATTTACACTATATGTTCTACAGTTCTAGTTAATTAGTTCTAACATACGTTGCTCATCTGATTGCTTGCAACAGCATATTCCATGCTCAGAAAAAGGATCTGATCGAGTTCGAAACCATTAACTATCACTATTCACTTGGTTTTTGAGCCATAATCTCTTAACTACAATAGTATTAATAATTGGTGGTAGAGTCTGTATAAGGATTTTAGAGACAATCGCAACTTCTCACACATACTTCAATTGAGGATACTAATTATGTTTATATATATAAAGTAGTTTTTTTTCACCCCTCAAAAGTTTCACCAAGGCTGGCTCCGCCAGTGCATTCAGTAGGTACATGTACACATGAATCCTAACAAAAAGACTAGACCAAATTAAAAAAAAAAAAAAACCAATTTAACCATTTGATTAGTACCATGATTGTTTTTATTTCATCTAACAGATAACATTTGGTTACACAACTTTAATGGCCAAATGATTATGGATTAGGTTGATTTTTTATAGACACAATTCTTGCATAGGAATCTAAAAAATCAACAGTTGAAATCGTTGAATTAGGTCGTATACTAGTGAAAATAGTAAAAATCCTCAAATCTAAAAGTCCGGAGAGTCCTCTCTAGATCAGGCCTCAAGTATGTGTGTCTGTGACTGTCTGTGTGTGTGTGTGTATAAAGAGAAATCAAAGACAATTCTTCAGCTAATAAGCGGAGGAAAAAAACAACAAATAGGCAAAAGCAACTGTGCTGCACAAAAAAAAGAAAAAGAAAAAAAAGGAAAATATACGCTTCTCAATTTCAATCAGCATACTTGAAAACTGTTGCTTACCAGGGTGAAGTATCCCTGTTTTTCAGCTCTCATTTTCCTGGTCCATCAAATTCAACACATTAGATTGAATCCAAATTTATTAATTGAGGTCACAAATGACTGTCAATAGAACTTACCATGCAAGCATCAAGACCCTTACATCTGTAGGGTCAACTTCCATATCTGCACAAAGATGTTCAATTCCCTCTGGGCTGTTCAGAAAACCAGATGAAAAGTAATAATTAATAAGAGCTGGCCATTATAAACTAATAAGGTGGAGTTGATACAAGAATTATCATATCGTGGAATGAAATGTATCACATGCCTATAACGCAATTATTACACTGTAATTTAAAATTGTGACCCGATGTTTCTTTTTCAGAATATTAATAGTTTGTAGGAGCATTCTATTCTGTAGGCCTTTGAGATAAGTTATAATTCCCTCAAGTTCAAGGGGCAAATAATAAACTTTTACAATAGGCTATATTGAGCACAAGGTCTTCATGGCAAATAGCATAGAAACCCTTTCTAGTGATTAGTGTTAACAACTTAATATGATGCTGACTTGCTGAGTGAATTAAAAACCAGTGATTTCCAGGCAAATTTTTCTCTGGTTCCAGAAGTTCCTTATAGTTATGACACGACTACTGTTTAAGATCAACATATCCTTGTTATAGTGTTCAAATTCTGACGTTCCTTCAGACTCATAGATGTTACAAGATCTTGACTGCCACAACGAAATTTCAAAGTTTATTCTGTCCCTATGCTCTAAGTCTTTGATTGACAAAAATTACTTTTCACAACCTGTTCCTACAAAAGCAGAGACGAAATTCATAAATCCAAATAAGTATTATGATGGAGCAGACTTACTCAATCACACCAGAAGTTGTATTTGCATAGGTATAGAAGACATTATCAATCCGTTCCAACTCTTTTGAAGCTGCTTTAATGGCTGAAAACAATTTAAGATTGGATTAGTTATATTTAAAGGAAGAATTAAATTCAGTTTACCCCACTGTGGTTTAGAGGTGAATTCATGTTAGTCCCTAAACTTTCAATTTCATCAGATTACCGCCCCCCGGAGCTCTTGTTTTTCTGGTATCTGGTAATTTAGCTTCTCAACCCCCAAAACGTCATCACACGTCATCAAATTTCAACGTCCCAATTAGATAGAGCATGAGTAAGAGAGGGAGGGGGGAGGGGGTGGTTAATCTGATGAAATTGAAAGTTTAGGGACTAACATGAATTCACCTCTAAACCACAATGGGGTAAACTGAATTTAATTCTTAAAGGAAATATGGAAAGCAAACTCAATAAGAACTCAGTAGATGATATTAAAACAATAGGTGATTTTCTAAAGCATCAGAAACATATATTCTACAACTTCTAACATCTTCACTAAACCAAATTGCCCCCCAAGGAAGAAATATTTTCAAGGTAAAGCAAGCATTCATTAAAAAATGTGCTTCCTAGAAGCATTTTATAATAACAAGGGAGACCAAAGTGATTGAGACTCTAAGGACCCTTGGTGGTTCTCTACCCCAGTGCTGAAGGAGGAGTCCTGATGAAAACTCTGGCAAAGGCACCTATCCCCATAAACGTTCACCTCTCTGTTTGAGAGACCAGCACCACCCATGCCAACTATGTTGAAGAAAGTGCTTTACAAAAATAGAATGAAAGATCTAATCCTAGAATCCCTTCACAATTGACAAGGATCTAAATCTATGGAAGGCCATCAACAGAGGTGAATCTGGAGTATATCAGCAGAAAATGGAGACTGAATAAGAATGATACAGTAATATTCAGGTTTTTAAAGACTTTGTCAATTTAAGGTTGAAGGATAATTGATGAAAATTCTTAAGTGGCTTTTGATTTTTTGTCCAGCATAGAGCCATCAATGGGGAATAATTTTAGTTCCATCCGCATCCGTTGGGAATGATATGATCTGATAAATTCCGGGTCAAGTACTCTGCATGTCAGAAACAGAGTCCAAGTTCTCCCCAGTCAGTTGATGTCTGGGTGAGATTTTTTAAACAACTTAAAGAACCATGCGAATGTTACTGAGTTGACAATACAGGAGAAGATGTTTGTTCCAGGCTTCCAGCCTAGATGGTGAAAAGATTTGTGTGGCACAGAAAATTGTCAAGAGTGCCAAAGAGGTGGAAAGACACAGCTCTGGAACTTCCAAAGTTCTACACTATTTAAAAAAAAAAAAAAAAACAGAAGAAGAGAGAGAGGCTTCAGATGAGATAGGAAATTTCACAACAAAAAGAAATTTATCTCGCAGTGTTCGCTAATAAAATCTCTTGGAAAGTTGGATATCGACATGTACCTAAATCGCACAACCTCCAAAATATAGAATGAGATACTTAAAACTCGAGGTATCAATAAAATCATCCTAGGCGCATCCAAATCAATTCTAAAGAGCACATCATATGTAACTCTAATGTGTCTCTCGTCTCTTTATTCTTCCGAAAACACAAGACAGGAAAACACCAAACCATCATAAATTTTGGAATCATAGGTGTCTGGTCAAACACCTCACTCATAGCCAGAGTATACTATTATTCAAGTAATTGATCCACTCCATTCTTCCGATCTTTCTTTTCCTCTCCTGATTCATATTCTTATAATTTCTGCTATCATGAAGCTAAAATCAATTACATGCATGAAGATCTATACTCCTATATTCATCAATCTAGCAATTAAAAACACACAACAAAAAAACCTCGAACATGAACTGAGGCTGAATCACAGAAATCAATACTTACTTATACAATCAAAACATCTCAAAAATTAAACAGTTGAACCGAAATTAAACAAAAAAGAAAAACAGAGATCGGAATAACAAACCGGAGCGTCTCATCTTGGCGATAACGGAAAAAGATACCGGCTGGAATAAACAGAGAGAGAAAGAGAGAGCCGAGAGTAAGCGAGCCGCAGAAGCCCTCGTCGCTCAAGAGGTCTTCTGTGGTGGTGGATTCTCTG of the Fragaria vesca subsp. vesca linkage group LG6, FraVesHawaii_1.0, whole genome shotgun sequence genome contains:
- the LOC101306355 gene encoding DCN1-like protein 4-like; this translates as MRRSAIKAASKELERIDNVFYTYANTTSGVIDPEGIEHLCADMEVDPTDVRVLMLAWKMRAEKQGYFTLEEWRVALKALRADSLSKLKKALPELEKEVRRPSNFVDFYSYGFKYCLTEEKQKSIDIESICQLLHIILGSQYQAQVDSFVEYLKTQSDYKVINMDQWMGFYRFCDEISYPDLSNYDPELAWPLILDNFVEWVREKQS